The genomic region CTTTCGTTTAACATTTCAAAGAATGTTCTATAAACGTAACCCTCTCCGCTGTATCCTCTACTCATTCCCAACCCATGGGCTATTACTGCAACCTTTATTTCCTTCATAATGCCGTTTATAATTAGTATGGTAGAGATTATAATACCAGTGGGTCCTAATGACAATCTAGAATGGGTTAAAAGGAGCGTAGAGTCAGCTTTATCTCAGCCCGTAGATAGGGTTGTAATTTATGATAATAGTGAAAGGGCTGACATAAGTGATTTCTTTAGCAGTTTAAGGGGGAATTTGAAATACATTAGGGATAAAAGAATGAGAAAAGTGAACATGGCTAGGTTAAGGAATAAATTGCTTTCATTATCTAGTGAAAAATATATTATAATGTTAGATAGCGATGTAGTAATACCTAAGGACTATTCTAGGAGATTAATTGAAAGGTTGGAGAGTGGTATAGCGTTTACTTGGATGCATTACGCTTATTCTGAAAGTGAGATAGATAAGCCTTTATCATTAAATGAGCATAATCCTAATTTGGGTTGTGCTGGATTAAACACTGAGGTTATAAGGAGTATTGGGAATTTTGATGAAAGATATGAAAGGGATGAGGACGTTTGGCTTTACGCTAAGCTAAAGAAATTAGGATATAGAGTTGAACCCACTGAGGGTAGATGTCTTCACTTAAATAAGGTTCACGCTAGGTTAAACTTCTCTTCCTCCTTAATTGAGGCTAAGCGAAATCTTTGGAGAAGTAAATACGATATTATGTTAATGATGGACGGTCTTACAGATTTAACATTTCTAACCGGATATTCATATTATGGTAGTTATTATATTTTGGGAATACTCTCAATGTTTTTCCATCCGTTAGCGTTAGTTTACATACCTCTTATAAGTTACGGTTTATATTATTATAAGGGAATTAAGAAGTACGTTTTCAATTTAATTCCGGGACTGGCTTTGGCTTTATCCTTCCCCTACGGTTTAGGGTATAACCTTGTTAAGAAGTTTAAGTAGTTCTTCCCTCCTTTTATTAAAGGTGATTAGCTTATCTTCATCATAAACAATCTTACCATTAACTATAACCTTTTCCACGTATTCTCCAACTGCGTTAATATACTATGTTTGAAAGTATCCTGTCCTTTCTTAAAGGATATAAAAGGTCTTTTCTGAGCAACACTAAATCTGCAATGTATACCTTTTCTACTCTTCTACCTTTTACTCCAATTAACTTATACCCCTCTCAGTAGCAGCTTTAATGCTCGTATCCCAATATGAGTGTCTCTGTAGGAGTACCGCGTTCTTCATTTTCCTAAACATGTCTAAGGAATTGTTGCTAGCTGGACCTATTGTTACGTTTAGTCTCTTTCTAACATCTCTCTAAAGGGAAAGAAGCCAGCTGTGGCCAATTTCATGTTTGAAGTTGGACAGTGTGTTGCATGATTTACGTAATTTATTTCCCAACTGGCTATCCAGCCTAAATGTACTAGTTGGATAACCTATTTAAACCTATAGTAAATGTTCATAACATTTACGCAACTTCAATAAGTACTTTAAAGTTGGCTAGACAATTGTCTGAGGAACAAAATACATGGGTTCACATTCATGTATCTGAAACCAGAAGGGAGATTTAAGAGATAAAGAGAAAATATGGTAAATTCCTAGTAGAGTTACTGCACGAATTTAACTTGACAAAAAATTCCCACCCTTAATCGTCTTTGCCTCATATCTATCTCATAAGGCTCGAATAGACTATCTAAAAATGTATAACCAAGTATATTCTAACACTTGCAAGGATAGAGCGTGGAAAGTTTCTTGAAAGAAGTATTCAATTATCTCATAAAGTAGGCATATCTGCTGTTATAGTAGGATATTTAAGTGATACTAAATATTATAAAGAGAGTTAATTTCACTGAAATCTAAATTGAATGCTAATATTAGTTTTGTTCTAAACGCTAGTAAAGAAGAATTGATACAAGTTATGAAAGATGCATATTGTTATTTTCACACTACTCAAGGTGAGCAGTTCGGAATTCCTTAGTAGAATCTATGGCAGCAGGATTAGTTCTAGTAGTTCCTAAAGAAAGTGGAGCAGCAGAAATAATACCAGAGTTTACTTATTCTACTCTAGGAGAGGCAGAAAGTAAAGTGAAAGAAGCCTATATAAAACATTCCTCTAAGAGTTATGAAATGAAAGAATAGCCTCTAAATTCTCTAAAGCTAGATTTAAGGAAGAATTTTGGTAATATATTATAAATATCTATAATAACAACAAAAAATGATCCGAGAATCTTAGCTTGCATATTTCATAATAACGTCTCTAACAGAATTTGCTACATTATCCCAACTAGAATGTAATTTAAGAAAATCTAAAAGTTTAGGTTCGTTAATTATTTCGTCCATGTCTTTTTCGTTTAAAGAAAGAATTTCATACGCTTTTCTACTCATGTCTTCCTGGTCAAACTCTTCAACTATTTTAACTGCCTTTAGTCCATAGTATACACTTCTTATTGCAGGTATTCCATACGCAACTACTGGGGTACCTAACGCTAGAGCCTCTAATACTACTAAAGAAAATCCATCTATATGCGTGGGATAAATAAAAAGTTTAGCTCTAGAAACTACATCATACAGCTTTTCCCTTGGTACAAAGCCTAGATATTCAACATTTAATCCATATTTTTTGACTTTTTTCCAAAATAGTTTCTCATTATATTTATCAAAAAATCTTCCCATAAGAACTAGTTTAACTCTTTTAGATAGTTTTGCTTGAATTCTTTTTAATATGTCTGGAATTTCGTGAATTCCTTTATCTTGATTCAATCTGCTCCAAAAAACTACATAATCTTCCTTTCCTCTATTTCTATATTTAAGAAGCTCAGGATCAAAAGCATTACCAGGGAAAAGTACTTCTCCTGTAATTCCACTTTCTTCTAAAGGCCCTTTGCTAACTGCTGCTATAAAACTTGGCTTATATTTCTTGAGTAGTCTCTTATATTTGGGTTTAGAATATAATTCATTATATAGGAATCTAGTATAAAATCCTTTTCCAGTATATGGATTGAATTTATAAAACTTTACTAACCTCCTTAGGTATTTTATCGAATTATTATAAAATAAAGGTAAATGTAGAGTTAATCCAAATTTAGTTGACTTGCCTAAATAAAATATATCGAATGAAGTGTGATCAGGCTCATATAGAAAATCTACATCAACTGAGTATCTTTTAGATACTTCCTTTGCAATTTTATCTGAAAGTAAGAATCTTTTAATTCCTCTAATTCTAAACTTATTTTGCTCCTCCAGAATTGAGTAAAATTCTGGTGTAATTTTTATTCCTTCTCTTTCAACTTCTTTAGCTTTCTCAATTAAAACTTCTTTATCCCAAATAAATACAGGACTTGAAGGATAATAAACTATTTTAAAGTATTTAGTTAATCTCTTAACTACTTCGTATGCATGTTCTGCCCCTCCACCAGCAAATTTAGGTGATAAGAAATTATTGTAAACTATTCCTAGCTTCATATTTGAGAGTTATGATTTCTTAATAAATTAAAATTCTCTGCTATAGCAATATAGGCTGTGTTCAAGTATTTTTATATAAAAATTTTTGTATGATGAGGTTATAATATTAGGTGATTAAGATGAGTAGTAAGTTATAACGCTCATTATCCTTTCGTTTTTTAAGTATTTCTCCTAGCTTTTATTATATTAATTGTCGGGGCCTTAATAGGTTATTACTTTGGTCTGAGGAATGTTGAGGTATTATTTAATGTGTTTAAAAGTTTTTGTCCAATTGAGGCCGAATTCTTTTTCACATAAATCTTTTTACGTAGTTTATAACCAACTTTTCTTGATTATTGACTACACGTCAATGAAGGCAGAAGGACGGAGAGATAGTGGAGATATGAACCCCGAACCGTTGAGGTTCCACTGGCTGAGAGTTAGTTCATACGTTCTATCATGAGTGAAATGAAAGTTTAGGTAAAAAAGGATGGTTGGTATTTTCTCATGGCATAACTTCTCCAATTCTGCCACTTCTCTTAAGGAATCATGAACTCTTGGGACTGATCTATGGAAACACCACTATACTCGTGAGCAGTTAGGGAGAACATTAATAAAAAACTCAAGTAATACTATCGATGTTTAGAATTAAAAATAGTTAATAGTTACGTGTATCTGTTACAGTCTTCTTCCTTATCTCTCAGTCTTTACAGAGAAGGGGGTTAAGGGGGCAGAAAGCCTCACCAGCGGGGATGGATAGCCCCTTATATTTAAATAATTCTTTTTCTTAAATTCCATTAATGGCTAGGAGGGTTAAAGCGATCAGAGCTAGTGTTTCTATGAAGATCGCCGTCTCTGAACCTCTCCTAGCCCTCGTGAATAACTACGTTAAAGCACTCCGTTTCACCCTATTTTGGTTAAAGGAGAACGTGAAAAACCCAAATGAGAAGGGAGTGCTTTCGAAAGTCCACGAGAAGTTATACGAGAAGTTAAGAGGGGAATACAATCTGCCATCAAAGGTTGCTGAGGACTGCTATAGGGATGCCCTCTCGATATACAAGGGATGGTACAACAACCCGAGGAGGGGACGTTTTCCAAGAGTGTACAAACCCACAGTTTGGCTAACACCAAAGAAAAGTTATAGTGTGAACTTCGAGAGGATGACTGTTAAGATAACTAGTGTTGGAGAACTTCAAATTCTAGGTTATCCTAGGAACTTGAAGGACTACTTAAGCTGGAAAATGAGGGAGGCCAGGTTAGCGGTCAAGGGCGGGAAGGCTTTCCTCAAGGTAGTTTTTGAGAAAGAGGAAGAAGGAGAGAAGGTTGAGCCAAAGGAAAGTATTGCCGTAGACATTAACATGAGTGAGATAGTAGTTGGTAAGGATGATATACACTACGTTAGGATTCCAACTCGTCTCGAAGAGGTTCATCACTGGAAGTCATTAGCCGAAAACCTTCAAAGGAAGTACTCAAGGAGGTGGAGGGAGAATAAGAAGATCTTGTATAGGATTCGTTCTTTCCACATAAAGGCTAAGATGATTATGGAGGATTTTGCTAGAAAAGTGGGGAAATGGGTTGTTGAAGTAGCGAGAATGATGAGTTCTAACGTCGTCAAACTAGAGAACCTTAAGAACCTCATCAAAAACGTAGATAGACTGCCAAGAGAGTTTCACGATAAACTCTATTTGATGCAGTATCGTCGTTTGCAGTATTGGATTTCTTGGCAGGCTAAGAAGCATGGAATGATTGTTGAGTTTGTTAATCCTAGTTATTCTTCAATCTCATGCCCTAAGTGTGGGCAAAAGATGGTTGAAGTTTCCCATCGTTGGTTTAAGTGTTCTTGTGGTTATGAGAATGATCGCGACGTTATTGCGGTAGTTAATCTTAATGGGAGGGGTTCTCTGAGCCTCTCGACTGCCCCTCAAATGAGGGATGTAATCCCGAACCGATGAGGGGAACCCCCGCTGGCGGGGAGGAAGTCAGTCTGTTGAGTGGTAAAATTTTGGTAAATCTGTTATGCCTTTTAGAAGGTATAGATTTTATTCTTAAAGGGTTGCGGTTAGAGGTAGTGATTAAAGCGCTCACTACAAAGGCCTTGGTATAATATACTCACAGCTTTGATGTAAATAATGAATCGATAAGAGGAACGCAGTAGAACAAATTTTCAGATTAAAGTTGAGAT from Acidianus ambivalens harbors:
- a CDS encoding RNA-guided endonuclease TnpB family protein → MARRVKAIRASVSMKIAVSEPLLALVNNYVKALRFTLFWLKENVKNPNEKGVLSKVHEKLYEKLRGEYNLPSKVAEDCYRDALSIYKGWYNNPRRGRFPRVYKPTVWLTPKKSYSVNFERMTVKITSVGELQILGYPRNLKDYLSWKMREARLAVKGGKAFLKVVFEKEEEGEKVEPKESIAVDINMSEIVVGKDDIHYVRIPTRLEEVHHWKSLAENLQRKYSRRWRENKKILYRIRSFHIKAKMIMEDFARKVGKWVVEVARMMSSNVVKLENLKNLIKNVDRLPREFHDKLYLMQYRRLQYWISWQAKKHGMIVEFVNPSYSSISCPKCGQKMVEVSHRWFKCSCGYENDRDVIAVVNLNGRGSLSLSTAPQMRDVIPNR
- a CDS encoding glycosyltransferase family 2 protein, giving the protein MVEIIIPVGPNDNLEWVKRSVESALSQPVDRVVIYDNSERADISDFFSSLRGNLKYIRDKRMRKVNMARLRNKLLSLSSEKYIIMLDSDVVIPKDYSRRLIERLESGIAFTWMHYAYSESEIDKPLSLNEHNPNLGCAGLNTEVIRSIGNFDERYERDEDVWLYAKLKKLGYRVEPTEGRCLHLNKVHARLNFSSSLIEAKRNLWRSKYDIMLMMDGLTDLTFLTGYSYYGSYYILGILSMFFHPLALVYIPLISYGLYYYKGIKKYVFNLIPGLALALSFPYGLGYNLVKKFK
- a CDS encoding glycosyltransferase family 4 protein is translated as MKLGIVYNNFLSPKFAGGGAEHAYEVVKRLTKYFKIVYYPSSPVFIWDKEVLIEKAKEVEREGIKITPEFYSILEEQNKFRIRGIKRFLLSDKIAKEVSKRYSVDVDFLYEPDHTSFDIFYLGKSTKFGLTLHLPLFYNNSIKYLRRLVKFYKFNPYTGKGFYTRFLYNELYSKPKYKRLLKKYKPSFIAAVSKGPLEESGITGEVLFPGNAFDPELLKYRNRGKEDYVVFWSRLNQDKGIHEIPDILKRIQAKLSKRVKLVLMGRFFDKYNEKLFWKKVKKYGLNVEYLGFVPREKLYDVVSRAKLFIYPTHIDGFSLVVLEALALGTPVVAYGIPAIRSVYYGLKAVKIVEEFDQEDMSRKAYEILSLNEKDMDEIINEPKLLDFLKLHSSWDNVANSVRDVIMKYAS